Part of the Burkholderia sp. FERM BP-3421 genome, GGTACATGCCGCCGTTGTCCGTGCTGATGCCGTACAGCACCGACGCGTACTTGCGGTAGTTGTCGTAGTCGCTGAACACCACCAGTTCGATGGTCTCGTTGCGATCGTTGGCGACCGGCTGCCGGTTGGTCTTCAGCATGCGATGGAAGTAATCCTCCTGCTTCGCGACCGTCGCGCACACCGACTGCATCTGCGGCGTGGTCAGCTGCTGCGCGACGACCCGGATGTGCGCGTCGCAGGCATAGCGCTGCGTCAACACCGCGGCCGACAGCTTGCCCTTGTAGTCGCACACGCCGTAGTCCGCGCAGTGCTCCGGATCGCCGTACTGCACGGACTCGGCCGCCGCGAGCCACAGGTCGCTGTCCGGGCCCGTCATGCTGGTCGATGCGAGCAACTGCTGGATCATCGGCTTCACGCGCGGCTGCTGCGCCGGATAGCGCAGGAAGCGGAAGGTTTCGCGCGCCGCGTCGGCGAGCTGGTACGCGGCCCGCGTACCCAGCAGGCTTGCACGGTTCGCGGTGACGAAGCGGTTCAGCGTCTCCGGCAGCGACGCATCGCTGCCGAGCACCGCCGGCGCATCGGCGCGCTGGTGCGCGTAGAAAAACACCGTGAGCAGGCCGGTGAAGCCGCCCGCCGCGCTCGTCTGCTGCAACGGCGCGGCCGCCTGCGGATTGGCCGGGCTCGCCGTGTACGCGGCCACGCGCGCCTTGAGCTGCGGCACGTAGTAGACCTCGTCCTTCATGTTCGTGATCAGCTTCATCAGCTCGCTCGCCGTGCTCGGCGCGCGCGGATTATCGCGGAACAGCGCCTCGCCCTCGATGCTCTGGCGGATGTACGGCCGCAGCGCGACCGCCAGCCCCGGCACCTGGTCGGCGACGCCGCTCACGTCGTATTGGTAATAGGCCGAACGCAGGTAGATCAGCAGGTTCACGAGCGCGAGATTGCTCGCGTCGTAGCGGTACAGATCCTGCACGAGGCGGCTCGCCACGGCGTGCACGTTCTCCCCGCTGAAGATCTTCGCCGCGAGCGTCTTGTCGACCGAGAACAGCCCGTAATGGCATTCGTAGTCGGGCAGGTTCACGACATAGTCGGCCAGCGCCGCGCCGCGATAACCCGCGAGCGCGTTCATGTCGCGGCACCCGTCGTCGGCCGCCGCGCTGCGCTTGCTGCGCAGGCCCGACTGGCGCGGCTGCGTCGACTGTTGCAGCGTCGCGCGGTCCTGCTTGCTGAGCGGCAGGTTGTAGGCGGCCTGCTCCGGCGACAACGGCAGGTTCTGCGGCGCGCGCGGCATGCGCGACTGCGGCGCCCGCGCGGGCGCCGTGTCGGCCGCGGCCGGCGCGCTGAGCGCGCCCAGCACCGCGAGCGCGGCCGCGCCGCGGCTCGCCGCGCGCGCAAACGTTGTCATATTCATGCATGCCCTCTCTTTGTTTTTTAATGAGAGAGCGAATCTATAACGTTGGAATCCTTGCCGTCAATTTCATTACGGCACATTACATTGAATTTTCAATCTAGATCAATAGCGTAATGGATTAATCGATCGAATTATTCAATATTTCAGAAGCACACTATGCGGATTGCCGTTTTTTCGATCAGCGATCCGTATCCGGCCGCGCATACTCCGCCGCAATCCATTTCAGCGCGTTCTCCTGGCTGAGCCGGTATCCCGCCGACACCCGCACCCGCGCGAGCGACGTGCCGTCCGCCGCGCTGGCGCCGAGCATCGCGTGCGGATCGTCTTCGTCGGGCACGATGTCGAGCGTGACCTGCACTTCCTCGCCGTCCGTCCACACGATCAAGGACTTGTGCAGCATCGCGTGACGCTGCTGCTCGTGACGCCGCAACACCTCCGACGCCGTCTTCACGAGCGTGCGGAAGGCCCCCGAATCGAGCGGCTTCGGGTTCTTCTTGTCGCGGCCCATGGTCCACGGGCCGACCAGCGCGGGCTCCGCCTCGCCGTCGCGGATCATCTCGACCGCCCAGCCGTCGTCGTCCTCGTTCTTGATCACGCGCGCGGTCCAGCCGTCGTCGCGCCACAGGCCGCTCTCGTGAATCACGTCGTCGTCGCCTTGAAAATCGGTATCGCTCATGGGTCGGGGAATCGTCGTCAAGCGCCCGCGCGCGGGTCGCGCATGCGGGCAAAGGCATGATTTTACCCGCCCCCGCGCTCCTGCCGGCGCCGCACGTTCCGGCGGCGCATGCATCCGCGCCGCGCGACGGCCGCGCATCCCCCCGCGCGGATAACGGGTATTCGAATAAAACGCAGGGATTCGCTTATTCTTTTTCCGCCGGATACGCGGATTTCTCCAATCAAAATGTAATTTAATCCGGCCTGCGTGATTGCCTATCCTCACTGAGTCGTGATTTCCCCGCCGCGATCCGAGGCGAATCCGCCGCGCCCCACCAGCGGCCCCGCCCCGGCATCGCTCCGACTGACCGCGCATGGGCCACTCCGCCACGCGCCCTTTCGCCGAGCCGCGCGCCCCATGACCTTTCCGATGCCCGTTGCCGATCCGCTGTTCTACCTGATCGCGTTTCCGACGATCTTCGTGATCGCCTTCTCGAAGGGCAGCCTGGGCGGCGGCTTCTCGCTGATCGGCGTGCCGCTGCTGTCGCTCGCGATCAGCCCGGGCAAGGCGGCCGCGATCCTCGCGCCGAGCATCTGCTTCATGGACCTGTTCGCGATCCGCGCGTATCCGCCCAGCACCTGGGACAAGGAGAACCTGAAGATCCTCGTGCTGCCGCTGATCCTCGGCATCGGGCTCGGCATGCTGTGCTTCCGCTTGCTGAACGACCGCTACCTGCAATTGCTGGTCGGCCTGCTGACGCTCGGCTTCGTCGTGAACTGGTTCGCCAGGATGCGCGCCCAGGCGCGCGCGAGCCACGGCGGGCCCGCCGCGCGCGTCGCGCCGAACCGCAAGGTGGGCGCGATCTGCGGCCTGCTGTCGGGCTTCACCACCTTCGTCGCGCACTCCGGCGGGCCGCCGATCTCGTTCTACCTGCTGCCGCAGAACCTCGGCAAGGCCGTGCTCGCGGGCACCACGATCCTGTTCTTCTTCATCGGCAACTACGTGAAGCTGTTCGGCTACATGAGCCTGCACCTGCTCGACGGCACGAGCTGGAGCACCGCGCTCGTGCTGACGGTGGTCGTGCCGTTCGGGATCGCGGCCGGCAAGACGCTGAACGATCGCATCAGCCCCGCGCGCTTCACCGCGCTCTGCTACCTGATGCTGATCCCGACCGGTGGGTATCTCGTCTATCACGCGCTGGCCTGAAGCGGGGCGGCCCGGCTTACGGACCGATAACATCGCTGTCATTTTGTAAGCGTAGGCTGCGGACCTTTCGTTCCCGTCGATCGCCTCATGTCCGCCCCGCTTCGTTTCATGCCCCGCCCCGCGCTTCGCCGCCCGCTCGGCCTCGTCCTGGCCACGGCCCTGCTGCTCACCGCCTGCCGCGACGACGACCCGCCCGCCCCCTCCGCAGCGACGCCACCGCCGACCCGCCCGGCCGATCCCGGGCCCGGCACGCCGACGCCGACCCCGGTGGCCGGCCGCTGGACCACGGGCGACCTGCATGTCCACACGACCCAGTCCGACGACGCGCAGACGCCGCTCGACACCGTGCTCGACCAGGGCCTGACGAAATCGAACCTCGACTGGATCGCGCTGACCGACCATCTGCGCGTGTCGCATCGCGATCACACCGGCGCAACGCTGCCGGACAGCGCCGGCATACCGATGTCGCAAGGCATCCGCGACGATCAAGCTGCCGCGCATCAAGCAGTTGCAGGCGGCCGGCCGCTATGCAGACAAGCTGATCTACTCGGCCGTCGAATGGGACATCCCGACCCACGACCACGGCAACGTCGGCATCTTCTCGGGCGCGCCGCTCGCCCCCGACGCGCAGGCGCTCAATCACTTCGAGTACCTGTTCACGAGCCGGCCAGCCAGCCAGTTCGCGCCGGCCGACGTCGCCGCCTGGGACGCGGCCGACGCACGCGCCTACACCACCCACGACGACGCCCTCGCCGCGCTGCGTTGGTTGCGCGCGCATCATCCCGACACCAGCTACCTGCTGTTCAATCACCCGTCGCGCTCGGCCGACAAGTACAAGGCGGCCGACTTCCGCGCCTTCAACGACATCGCGCCGGACATCGCGTTCGCGATTGAGGGGCTGGTCGGCAACCAGATGGAGCCGGACCGCGGCGGCTACAACAGCGCGTACGTGCCGGCCAACCTGAAGGCGCGCACCTACGGCGGCGCGGACTACGTGGTCGCGCAGGTGGGCGGCGTATGGGACGCGCTGCTCGGCGAAGGCCGGCGGATCTGGACCATCGCGGATTCCGACCATCATTTCAAGGTGTCGCCGGACAATCGCAACAGCAGCGGCTACTACCCCGGCGAGTACGCGAAGACCCATGTCTGGATGACCGGCACCGGCCTGCGCGCGCTGCTCGACGGCCTGCGCTCGGGACGCGTGTTCGCGGTGTTCGGCGATCTCGTCGACGCGCTCGACTTCCAGGCCGCCGACGGCGCGAACCGCGCGCAGATGGGCGGCGAGCTGACGGTCGCGCCCGGCCGCACCGTGCGCCTGACGCTCCGCTTCAAGAGCCCGTCGCGCAACAACATGGAATTCACGGTCGGCAGCAGCGCGAGCGCGAACGTGCAGCCGGTGGTCGACCACGTCGACCTGATCGCGGGCGACGTCGCGCCGCGCGCGCTGCCGGGCACGCCCGGCTACGACAAGGCGACCAACGACAGCACGAAGGTGATCGCCACCTTCACGAAGGCCGACTGGCAAACCGACCGCGACGGCTACCGCACCGTCAGCTACGACGTGGTCGCGACGAAGAACCGCTACTACCGGCTGCGCGGCACCAACCTCGGCGTCAACGTGCCGGGCGAGACGCAGGACGGCAATCCGCTGCCCGACGCGCGCGTCGACAACCCCGACAACGCGCAGCGCTTCAACGCGATCAACCTGCGCAACTACAGCGACCTGTGGTTCTACTCGAACCCGGTGTTCGTGACGGTCAAGGGCTGAGGGCGGGTGGCTCCAGGCCGGCCGGGGCGGCTGGCTCTATTCGCGCGCTGAATAGCCCGGTATCGTGTGATTCGGTTTCTCGTTCACCGCTGTCAGGATCACCGATGCGCACCAACGAATACAAGCAGCCGATCGGCCCCGCGCTCGACGGCTGGACGCCCCGCCCCCGCCCCACCCGCGTCACGCTCGCCGGACGCCACTGCACGCTCGAACCGCTCGACGCCGACCGCCACGCGGCCGAGCTGTATGCCGCCTACGCGCTCGCGCCGGACGGCCGCGACTGGACCTACATGACGGTCGGGCCGTTCGCCGACGCCGCCGGCTATCACGCCTACGCCGCCCGCGTGCAGGCCGGCGACGATCCGCTGCATTTCGTCGTGCGCGACGCGCGCGCAGCGGGCGCGCGGTCGGCACGATGGCGCTGATGCGGATCGATCCGGCCAACGGGGCGATCGAGGTCGGCTCGGTGTCGTTCGCGCCGCCGCTGCAGCGCACGCGCGCCTCGACGGAAGCGCATTACCTGCTGATGCGCCATGCGTTCGAGACACTCGGGTATCGCCGCTACGAGTGGAAATGCGACAGCCTCAACGCACCGTCGCGCCAGAGCGCGGTGCGGCTCGGCTTCAGTTTCGAGGGGATCTTCCGTCAGGCGCTCGTCTACAAGTCGCGCAGCCGCGATACCGCGTGGTACGCGATCGTCGACCACGAATGGCCGGCGCGGCGCGCGGCGTTCGAGGCGTGGCTCGCGGACGGCAATGTCGATGCGCAGGGGCGGCAGCTGCGCTCGCTCACCGAGGTCCGGGCGGCGCTGGGGGCGTAGGTGGACCGCTGTGGCGTCGAACCCGGGCGCCGCCGCTCAGTTCGCCTGCTCCAGGTAGCGGCACACCAGGCCGACGAGTTCGCGTTTCAGCTTGGGCCGCGCGAGAACGCCACGCCGGGCCGCGTTGTGGATCACCCCCTCGACCGCCGACGACAGCACCTGCACCCGCACCGCATCGACCTTGGCGCCCGCCGTACCCTGATACGCCGCCATCACCGCGCCATAGCCGCGCAGGTAGGCCTCGTGAAACGCGTCGACCGAGGATTGCGCCTCTTCCGAACAGGGCAGGTCGAGCAGCGTGCGGTGCAGCGCCGGATGCTCGTCGTGAATCGCGATCATGTCCGTCACCAGGCCCTCGACCCGGCGCCGCGGGCCGCGGCTGCTTTCGCCGGCGCGCCGCAAGACCGCCAGGACGTCGTCGAAATGCCGCTGGCGGATCGCATCGATCAGGGCGATCTTGTTCGGAAAGTATTGGTAAAGCGAACCGATGCTGACGCCCGCCACGCTCGCGACCTCGTTGGTCGTGAATCCCGGCCAGCCCCGCGCATCGAGAATGCGAGCCCCCGCGATGATGATCGCCTCCACGGTCGCCCTGGAGCGGGCTTGCCGTGGCGCTTTGCGCATCGCCGCGCCGCGCGCGGAAACACGAGTGGACATGCGGCCCTCCCTCGTCGATTATGTACACCGGGCTCACATTTTATTAGGACGTGGAGACAGATGCCATGAGTGCAGGCGAATTGATGTCACGGATGCTTCGCTATCAGGCGTGGGCGAATCAGGAAATGCTGAACGGAATCGCGGAGCTGGACGCCGCGCGGTTTCCCGACGAGCGCCGCATCACGCTGCGCGCGATGAATCATTGCCTCGTGGTGGGCAAGATCTTCGCGGGCCATCTGCAGGGCGAGCCGCACGGCTTCGCCGCGAACAACACCCCCGACACGCCCACCCTCGATGCGCTTCGTTCGGAACTGGCGGCGCTCGACAGCTGGTATCTCGACCACGTGTCCCGGGTGACGCCCGCTGGCTTGTCGCAGGCCGTTCCGTTTACCTTCACCGACGGTGACGACGGCTGCATGACCCGGGAAGAGATGCTGACCCATGTCGTCCTGCACGGGACCTATCACCGCGGCGAGGTGGGCCGGATCCTGACGCAGGTGTCGGGGCGCTCCGATACGGCCATGCGCATGCCCTGGGACACCTATGCCGTGCATCTCCATCAGGACGATCCCGCGCGGCGGCGACACGGCAAGACAACCGCGTAACGCGCGCGGCTCATGCGCGGGTTTCAACGCCGCTGCCCCTCACACGCGGCGCGCGCCGGTCTCGCGTCGCGCGCTCGATCCGCGCAGGGCGACGTGCGCGAGGCCCAGCACGGCGACGAGAAACGCCACCTGGGCCAGATAGAACGGCGCGAGCCATAGCCCGAGCCGGGCGACGTAGCCGGTGTTGTGCAGCACGTCGCTCACGATCACCCACACCGTCAGCCATACCCCGGCGCGGGGCCGCGCGAACAGCAGGACGGCGGCCAGGGGATCGAGAAAGGTCAGCGCATCCCAGTAGAGGCGGCTGAACAGCGGGACGTCGATGCCCAGGCCGTAGTCCCACAGCCAGCCATGCCGGACGATCGTCAGGCCGTGGTTGAACGTCGCGCCGAGCAGGCACAGGGCGAACAGCGTGCGGATGACGATCGATGCGCGCGGCATGCGGTGAATCCTCGTGGGGGTCTCGTCGTGTCGTGAGGTCGACATGGTGGCCGATTGCGCGGCGTTCTGCACACGCCTGTGTCGCGCCTGACGGCGTCCGCGCATCCGGAAAGCGAAAATCAGGCAGACTCTCACCGGTCGATCGCGCGTTCCTGACGGCATCCCTTCCCGATCGGCCTCCGCTTCATGACTGACGTCATGGCTGACGAACAGGTGACCGAGCATGCGAATCCATCCTTTGCGCCTCGCGCCCGGCGACGACGTGCGCGCCGCCCTCGAACACGCGCTGCGCGAGCAGGCGCTGCACGCGGCCTTCGTGCTCCAGGGCATCGGGAGTCTCAGCATCGCCGAACTGCGGTTCGCGGGCGCGGAAACGCCCACGACACTGCGCCGCGATCTCGAGATCCTGAGTCTGGCCGGCTCGGTTTCGCCCGACGGCGCGCACTTGCACATGTCGGTGGCCGACCCGGACGGGCGCGTGTACGGCGGTCATGTGGCGCGCGGCTGCCGGGTCAGGACGACCGCCGAGATCCTGCTCGCGCTGCTGCCCGGGCACAGCTTCGCGCGCGAACGCGATGACGGGACCGGGTATCCGGAGCTGGTGATCCGGAACAAGGGGGATGACGATGAGGGGCCGGTTTGATTCGCGTGTCTTGCGGTCCGTTCGCCCGCGCTCGGTATCGTTGATGCCCCCTCCCGCCGGGTCCTCATCGGGCCACGCGCTCGGCCACGAGCCGGCGCGCAGCCCCTCGCGGCTACAGTAGACCTTGATTCGTCATCGCCAGCGCCAGCCGCTCCGCGCCGATGCCGAAGCCCGCGCCTTCGCGATACGCCCCGCCCCCGACGACCTGTTGCTGTGCGCCCAGTTCGGCGCAGCGGATCTCGAAGCCCCGTCCGTCCAGGTAGTAGCTGAGCCCTCGCCTTGCCGAGCGGTCGATGTCGTAGCGCACGCCCAATGCATCGAGGAAGCCCGTCGCAAGCGTCTGGCTGCGCGCCAGGGCGCGCTCGGGATCGGGGCCGAGGCATTCGAAGCCCAGTTGCGAGAACTCGCGATAGCGCCCGGCCTGCGGCCGCTCGTAGCGATAGCATCGCGCGACATAGAACAGCTGCCGCTCTCTCCGACGCCCCAGCAACGCCGCGCAGCGCTCCTGGAACAGCGCCGTCGCCTCGGGAATGAGGCAGCACGGGCGTCCCTTCTTGTCCGGAAACGCCCACATCTGGCCGATGATCTCGCTGCCGCCGGCCTTCTCGACAAACGTGTCCTGGGACCACAAGGCCGGCACGATCGCCTCTTCCGCCCCGGCTTCAGTGAAGGTAGCTCCGGAAACGGTTTTCGAGCGCGCGCATGCGGGCGGCTTCCTCGCCCACGACAAAACGGGTTCCACGGATCATGGTCATGTCGGTTCTCCTGGTAGCGGACATAAAAAAAGGCGCCGAAGGCGCCTGGGTCGTTGTGAGCATGAAGGGGATGGACTGATTGCCTCCCTGCCTCCTGCTATGGACGTAACGAACCACGGCGCGATGGAATGTCGGCGTGGTGGTGATGAAGCGCGATGCGCATATCGAAGGTGTCCATGCGCCGATACTCCCATAGGCGGTTTTGCTTGTAAACCTCGCATCGTATCGGCGCGCGTCGCGCTTTTCCCCGCAATCGTCAGCGGTCGAACGACGGCATCCCGGTATCGAAGCCGCCGCAAGCCGACGAGTCCGACGGCGGTTTCGCCACGCGTGCACGAGGCCCTGAATACCCGTGCATATATATTCAACCCAATTTCATCAACCAAGGAACGGTTCTCGTCGAATCTTGCATTGACGGTACTTGCCAAGCCGGAGCAAAAAACCAAAAAGAACGCACGGTCACCGACATTTCGGAATTCTTACTTAACATGGTTCTCGCTGTGCTGAAAACTTCGTGTCGATAATCTTCCCGAGGAGATCGCAATGTCGAGATTTTCCATTTCGCATATGAAGTCAATCTGCCTGAGTATTGCCTGCACCACCGTATTGCTGTGCCAGGCCCCGCAGACTTTCGCCGCCGGCGAGCCGTCGAATCTTCTTCCGAACGCGGGCTACGATTACGCCGCGTCTCAAAGAATCGCCGCCCATGCGCTGACGGGTAAGGATGCGCTGAGGGAATTGCTGCGGAAGTACGACCTGTACCAGCGCGCCGTTGCCGACAAATCGGGATTGAGCCCGTTCGACAGTGCGAGCGATGAAGTCGCGGCCAGCTACAACAAGGTGATCGCTACCGGCGCGGAGGATCGTTTGGCAAGCCAGAACGCCGATCAGGCCGGTTCCTCCCCGGGCGACATCCTCACCTACACCTGGCTGGAACGCGGTGAATATCAAACAAGATCGCTTATATATGGCGCTGGAGCTGGCGCTAACGCCTGGAATGAATACAAGCCGCTGAGCGGCGTATTGAACACGGGCATCACCCGGAAGGCAGTGAAAGCCGGCAGCGTCAATGCGGCCGCGAGCACCAATACAACCGATCTGTTTGGAATCCAATTCCGCTCCAGTACCGTAGTTCAATACATCGGCAATACCGGCGCCGGCACACGGGACTACAACGTGACGTTCACGAGAGGCACCAACACGATCAACGTCACCATCCCGCTGACCAAGAAAATCGCTGCCTTGTATTTGCAAGGCGTCACCGTTCTTGGCACGACTCAGGTATATGGGATTGGCACGAGTGTTCTGGTGGTCCAGCTTTCATGGAACGGCTCCGAGCCGCTCGGTGGCGGCGCGAACGTGCTGGTTGTTTACAGCGACGCCGCTTGCCCGTGATGCCGTGTCAGCCGAGCCAGGCACGCGTCCTGCCGCCGTAAGCGGCAGATACGCCGACGGCGGCCCACATGGACGCGCAGCATCGGGCCACCCTGCTCAATCCAGCGGCGGAATCCGTCCTTCGCTCAAGGTCTTCAACAGCCGCACGCGGCGGCGTTCGAGATCGGCGATCTGGCGTTCGATGGACGCGAGCCGCCTGCGTTGCGCGTCGGTGGTCTCGGTGCATGCCTTCGCGCCTTCGATCATCCGCATGCAGTCGGGAAAGGAACGGATCTCGACCAGACTGAAGCCCGTCGCGATCATGCGCTGGATCTGCCTGACCTGCGCCACGGCCGCGCGCGGAAACACCCGATAGCCGTTGCCCGCGCGCGCGGACGTGAGCAAACCCTGTTCGTCGTAGTGACGGATCGCGCGCACGCTGACGCCGGTCGCGCGCGCGAGTGCGCCGATGCTGAGCGGGTTGGGGGTGACGGAGTCGGGCATGAGTAAGGTAACGTCTGGTCACATTCTCACCAACGGCCCAAAGGCGCAGGCAAGCGCTGCGAAGGCGAGATAGTTGCCCTCGAGTTTGTCGTATCGAGTGGCGACACGATGAAGATGCTCGACCAATTCGTGCGCGCCCGAACAAAGAAAAGGTCATCGATGAAAACTCCAAAGTCCTCGTCCCTCATCTCGGCGACTTCCTCTGCAGACTATTCGTCAGTCATCTTAACGGTTGTGCTTTATCAGATCGGGGTGTTCAGGAATGGGATTTTCGGCGGCGCAAGCTGCCGCAAGATCGTCAAATGAACATCCAGATTGACCTTTTTCAGATGATCGAGACTCATTTGACCACCGGCAATCAGAGCCGGCTCAAAACCATACATCTCGTTCGACTCAAGCGGTCCGAGCTTGCCAGCAGCACGTTTGAATAGCGGCAGCTTGGCCTCGTCCTTAAAGTCACATTCGCTCAACGTTTTGGCACCGAAAAATGTCTGAACACGAAAGTCGGGATTCTTGAGCGGCCCCTTCAAGTCCTTTTCCAGAGCAATAAGAGAATGCGTCGGGCATGAAACCGTCAAGCTCGGCCCCGTTTTCTCACCCCATGCATACAACTTCCCGAACGCCGTTCGAGCGATGACGTGATAGCTGTCGACTTCTTCAAAGATCGTATCCTCCAGCCACATATCGAGAACGTCTTCATATTCATCCGGATTCACGATCCAGAATAAGCCGTTCGAGTAGCCCGCCCAACCTTCGTCGGACCAGTACTTCAGAAGTTGATCGGGCAACTTCTTCTCGAACTTATCAATGCTTGCTTGAGGCACCTCGATACGACTCGTGGCTTCCCCAAAATTTTCGATAAACAGCTCAAAATCTTCGTCTCTCATCTCATTCCCTTTCCGCGACAAGGCTCTAGCTTGACGTTCATCAAGGCGTCACCCTTACCGCTCGAAATGGCGTCCTTCGCCCCTCCCTCCATGGTTGAGAGGCGATCGCCCTGGTTCCAACTCCCACCAATCGAGGAATTGACACTCGAGCTTCCCATGCGAGTCGGATCTGGATGCGCCCAGCCACCTGCAACCATATCTGGCTCATGCAGCGCTGCAAGCTTGCTTGCAACTGTATTGGCTCGCTCGCCGCAGTCATAGCTTACCGTCAAGAAAAATCACGACCACCTCATTACCGATCTGCGGAATCTGAATCATTCCGAATCCGCTAGCGGCCCAAGGCTGCCCCCCGTATCGACGTACGACTCACTGCTTAACTGGCTACAAAATGCCGCCTCAGGTCACATTTGCCGGCAATCACCACGCCCGTGCGCAGATCCTTGGCAAATCGCGCCACGGGCAGCCCGTTCGGTCGATCCAGAGAACAGCTTCGACAAACCAACGATTGTCCGCCTCCACACGTCCTGGATCGCCGTCCTTGCCCAGCAAAACCGATTCGATTTACGCCCATACCTCGCCACTCAGGAACGTTCGAATCACCTTGACTAGCTTGTGCAAAAGACAAAACTC contains:
- a CDS encoding collagenase, with product MNMTTFARAASRGAAALAVLGALSAPAAADTAPARAPQSRMPRAPQNLPLSPEQAAYNLPLSKQDRATLQQSTQPRQSGLRSKRSAAADDGCRDMNALAGYRGAALADYVVNLPDYECHYGLFSVDKTLAAKIFSGENVHAVASRLVQDLYRYDASNLALVNLLIYLRSAYYQYDVSGVADQVPGLAVALRPYIRQSIEGEALFRDNPRAPSTASELMKLITNMKDEVYYVPQLKARVAAYTASPANPQAAAPLQQTSAAGGFTGLLTVFFYAHQRADAPAVLGSDASLPETLNRFVTANRASLLGTRAAYQLADAARETFRFLRYPAQQPRVKPMIQQLLASTSMTGPDSDLWLAAAESVQYGDPEHCADYGVCDYKGKLSAAVLTQRYACDAHIRVVAQQLTTPQMQSVCATVAKQEDYFHRMLKTNRQPVANDRNETIELVVFSDYDNYRKYASVLYGISTDNGGMYLEGDPAKPGNQARFIAHEASWLRPAFKVWNLEHEFTHYLDGRFDMAGDFAVSTAQPTVWWIEGVAEYLSRKNDNAESIEAARSGRYRFSEVVKTRYASADYVARAYRWGYMATRFMFERHRSEVDTIVARFRRGDYDGYATYLADLAPRYDQEFADWARTATTAGEPPQP
- a CDS encoding sulfite exporter TauE/SafE family protein, with translation MTFPMPVADPLFYLIAFPTIFVIAFSKGSLGGGFSLIGVPLLSLAISPGKAAAILAPSICFMDLFAIRAYPPSTWDKENLKILVLPLILGIGLGMLCFRLLNDRYLQLLVGLLTLGFVVNWFARMRAQARASHGGPAARVAPNRKVGAICGLLSGFTTFVAHSGGPPISFYLLPQNLGKAVLAGTTILFFFIGNYVKLFGYMSLHLLDGTSWSTALVLTVVVPFGIAAGKTLNDRISPARFTALCYLMLIPTGGYLVYHALA
- a CDS encoding S-layer protein, producing MQAAGRYADKLIYSAVEWDIPTHDHGNVGIFSGAPLAPDAQALNHFEYLFTSRPASQFAPADVAAWDAADARAYTTHDDALAALRWLRAHHPDTSYLLFNHPSRSADKYKAADFRAFNDIAPDIAFAIEGLVGNQMEPDRGGYNSAYVPANLKARTYGGADYVVAQVGGVWDALLGEGRRIWTIADSDHHFKVSPDNRNSSGYYPGEYAKTHVWMTGTGLRALLDGLRSGRVFAVFGDLVDALDFQAADGANRAQMGGELTVAPGRTVRLTLRFKSPSRNNMEFTVGSSASANVQPVVDHVDLIAGDVAPRALPGTPGYDKATNDSTKVIATFTKADWQTDRDGYRTVSYDVVATKNRYYRLRGTNLGVNVPGETQDGNPLPDARVDNPDNAQRFNAINLRNYSDLWFYSNPVFVTVKG
- a CDS encoding TetR/AcrR family transcriptional regulator; protein product: MEAIIIAGARILDARGWPGFTTNEVASVAGVSIGSLYQYFPNKIALIDAIRQRHFDDVLAVLRRAGESSRGPRRRVEGLVTDMIAIHDEHPALHRTLLDLPCSEEAQSSVDAFHEAYLRGYGAVMAAYQGTAGAKVDAVRVQVLSSAVEGVIHNAARRGVLARPKLKRELVGLVCRYLEQAN
- a CDS encoding DinB family protein: MSRMLRYQAWANQEMLNGIAELDAARFPDERRITLRAMNHCLVVGKIFAGHLQGEPHGFAANNTPDTPTLDALRSELAALDSWYLDHVSRVTPAGLSQAVPFTFTDGDDGCMTREEMLTHVVLHGTYHRGEVGRILTQVSGRSDTAMRMPWDTYAVHLHQDDPARRRHGKTTA
- a CDS encoding PPC domain-containing DNA-binding protein → MRIHPLRLAPGDDVRAALEHALREQALHAAFVLQGIGSLSIAELRFAGAETPTTLRRDLEILSLAGSVSPDGAHLHMSVADPDGRVYGGHVARGCRVRTTAEILLALLPGHSFARERDDGTGYPELVIRNKGDDDEGPV
- a CDS encoding ATP phosphoribosyltransferase regulatory subunit, with amino-acid sequence MPALWSQDTFVEKAGGSEIIGQMWAFPDKKGRPCCLIPEATALFQERCAALLGRRRERQLFYVARCYRYERPQAGRYREFSQLGFECLGPDPERALARSQTLATGFLDALGVRYDIDRSARRGLSYYLDGRGFEIRCAELGAQQQVVGGGAYREGAGFGIGAERLALAMTNQGLL
- a CDS encoding MerR family transcriptional regulator translates to MPDSVTPNPLSIGALARATGVSVRAIRHYDEQGLLTSARAGNGYRVFPRAAVAQVRQIQRMIATGFSLVEIRSFPDCMRMIEGAKACTETTDAQRRRLASIERQIADLERRRVRLLKTLSEGRIPPLD
- a CDS encoding GAD-like domain-containing protein; translated protein: MRDEDFELFIENFGEATSRIEVPQASIDKFEKKLPDQLLKYWSDEGWAGYSNGLFWIVNPDEYEDVLDMWLEDTIFEEVDSYHVIARTAFGKLYAWGEKTGPSLTVSCPTHSLIALEKDLKGPLKNPDFRVQTFFGAKTLSECDFKDEAKLPLFKRAAGKLGPLESNEMYGFEPALIAGGQMSLDHLKKVNLDVHLTILRQLAPPKIPFLNTPI
- a CDS encoding polymorphic toxin type 15 domain-containing protein encodes the protein MVAGGWAHPDPTRMGSSSVNSSIGGSWNQGDRLSTMEGGAKDAISSGKGDALMNVKLEPCRGKGMR